CTTCACTATCTTATCCCCTGACTTTGGAAGTTCGGCGAATACCACATCTTTAAGCTGCTTCTGAGCATAGTCAGTTATGCCGATCCTTACCTTGTCTCCCTCCCTCTTAACCCAGATCCAATCTCTAGAGTAATACAAGCCCTCTGGAACCTCGTAGTCATCAACCCTCACCAATTACCTCACCTCGAAAGAAAATATTCTCTAGTTATAACTTATATACCTAATCTGCCAGAAATGATGATTTCATGTTTTGAGATCTTATGAGGTTCCTTACCAGTATAGATTCAGTTTGGAGAGCCTAAGTTTTAGCGCTTCTGTCTCCTCGGGTCTAAGCGGTCTGAGCGGA
The Candidatus Bathyarchaeota archaeon genome window above contains:
- a CDS encoding glycine cleavage system protein H, encoding MRVDDYEVPEGLYYSRDWIWVKREGDKVRIGITDYAQKQLKDVVFAELPKSGDKIVK